A single genomic interval of Ruminococcus sp. NK3A76 harbors:
- the pyk gene encoding pyruvate kinase: MRKTKIVCTIGPSTDDEQILRELMLGGMNVARFNFSHSSYDEHKRRFEMVDRLRKELDIPVATLLDTKGPEIRLKNFKDNKPVEIADGDEFVLTTRDIEGDEKQASVTFEHLPKDVKTGDAILINDGVIELKVKSVRGQDITCEVIHGGTLSDHKGINVPGVKLSMPYISDDDMHDLEFGAKMRYDFIAASFVRTGADVVYLRKFTQSLGWYDVRIIAKIENMDGVENIDEILAASDGVMVARGDMGVEIPFEQIPAIQKDIIHKAYNAGKVVITATQMLESMINNPRPTRAEITDVANAIYDGTSAIMLSGETAAGKFPVEAVRTMALIAETTEKNINYAKRFKMREDTKSESVTEAISHATVTTANDLNAKAIITVTKGGGTARMLSKYRADCPIIGLTTDPTTLRQLSMSWGVIPGLIAEQTSTDDLMTAAIECALQHGWLSHGDLTVITAGVPLGVSGNTNLIKVETV; the protein is encoded by the coding sequence ATGAGAAAGACAAAGATAGTGTGTACGATAGGTCCTTCTACCGACGATGAGCAGATACTCCGTGAGCTTATGCTCGGCGGAATGAATGTTGCGAGATTCAATTTCTCCCATTCAAGCTATGATGAGCATAAAAGGCGCTTTGAAATGGTGGACAGGCTGAGAAAGGAACTTGATATACCTGTAGCTACACTTCTTGATACCAAGGGTCCTGAGATAAGACTTAAGAACTTCAAGGACAATAAGCCGGTTGAGATAGCAGACGGTGATGAGTTCGTTCTTACTACCCGTGATATCGAAGGCGATGAAAAGCAGGCTTCCGTGACCTTCGAGCATCTTCCTAAGGACGTTAAGACGGGCGATGCTATACTTATAAACGACGGTGTCATCGAGCTTAAGGTAAAAAGCGTCAGGGGACAGGATATCACTTGTGAAGTCATCCACGGCGGCACACTCTCTGACCATAAGGGCATAAACGTGCCCGGAGTCAAGCTCTCTATGCCTTATATATCAGATGATGATATGCATGACCTTGAATTCGGCGCAAAGATGAGATATGATTTTATCGCAGCATCTTTTGTAAGAACAGGTGCAGATGTCGTTTATCTTCGTAAGTTCACCCAGTCGCTCGGCTGGTATGACGTCAGGATAATCGCTAAGATAGAGAATATGGACGGCGTTGAGAATATCGACGAGATACTTGCAGCCTCTGACGGTGTCATGGTCGCAAGAGGTGATATGGGCGTTGAGATACCCTTTGAGCAGATACCTGCTATCCAGAAGGATATCATACATAAGGCATATAACGCCGGTAAGGTAGTCATAACAGCTACACAGATGCTCGAATCCATGATAAATAACCCCCGCCCGACCCGTGCTGAGATAACCGACGTTGCAAATGCTATTTATGACGGCACATCAGCTATCATGCTCTCAGGCGAGACAGCTGCCGGTAAATTCCCTGTCGAGGCGGTCAGGACAATGGCTCTTATCGCTGAGACGACAGAAAAGAATATCAACTACGCCAAGCGCTTCAAGATGCGTGAGGATACAAAGAGCGAGTCAGTCACTGAGGCTATTTCCCATGCAACAGTTACTACAGCAAATGACCTTAACGCAAAGGCTATAATCACAGTCACCAAGGGCGGCGGCACGGCAAGGATGCTCTCAAAATACAGGGCGGACTGCCCGATAATCGGCCTAACGACCGACCCGACCACGCTCAGACAGCTCAGTATGTCGTGGGGAGTTATCCCAGGGCTCATCGCAGAGCAGACAAGCACCGATGACCTTATGACAGCGGCTATCGAGTGTGCTCTGCAGCACGGCTGGCTCAGCCACGGTGACCTGACAGTTATCACTGCCGGTGTTCCTCTCGGTGTCAGCGGCAATACTAACCTTATCAAGGTCGAAACAGTCTGA
- a CDS encoding ATP-binding protein — protein MIDTELRKSLAAAAAMFESSRRGIMITDENYRLKWTNDIDLAKGKFMRDASGCAVRRLNETIPLMKTEITLGGEPFYLFSRYDENDLLSYMRSDKYNQLYESFSAKLYVKAAHYLELSKIITDPVEEKQLSDGIKKQNISLLSGYINACELRRLIDLSDDLDLHSVRYYLRPFLDNTAHIAKKNRYEFTYELEKELFLRSDMKVLLCVIANLIANAYLHNKSENKKAHIRIYKENGRFCIHMTDNGGGIDMKIAEQTKKPFLIKNDGGEGLGLYMARLYTARCGGEISLSNENGGLSIHIALSPELTQEPIDLRSPPYIHYTTLLDTEYLILAKGLDTFESNCF, from the coding sequence ATGATTGATACAGAGCTTAGAAAGAGCCTTGCGGCAGCTGCGGCGATGTTTGAAAGCAGCCGGCGTGGTATAATGATAACCGACGAAAACTACAGGCTGAAATGGACAAATGACATTGATCTTGCCAAAGGGAAATTCATGCGTGATGCATCAGGCTGCGCAGTCAGGCGGCTGAATGAGACTATCCCCCTGATGAAGACCGAGATAACGCTTGGCGGCGAGCCGTTTTATCTGTTCAGCAGATATGACGAGAATGATCTGCTTTCATACATGAGAAGTGACAAATACAATCAGCTTTACGAAAGCTTCAGTGCGAAGCTGTATGTTAAGGCGGCACATTATCTTGAATTGTCTAAGATAATAACTGACCCGGTAGAAGAAAAGCAGCTGAGTGACGGCATAAAGAAGCAAAACATATCTCTTCTGAGCGGATACATAAACGCCTGCGAGCTGAGAAGGCTTATTGATCTTTCAGATGATCTTGACCTGCACAGTGTGAGGTACTACCTAAGGCCTTTTCTTGATAACACTGCGCACATAGCAAAGAAAAACAGGTATGAGTTTACTTACGAGCTTGAAAAGGAGCTGTTTTTGCGCAGCGATATGAAAGTTCTGCTATGCGTTATCGCCAATCTGATAGCAAATGCATATCTGCACAACAAAAGCGAGAACAAGAAAGCTCACATCAGGATATACAAGGAAAACGGGCGCTTTTGCATTCACATGACAGACAATGGCGGCGGTATAGACATGAAGATCGCAGAACAGACCAAAAAGCCCTTCCTCATTAAGAATGACGGCGGCGAAGGGCTCGGACTGTACATGGCAAGGCTATACACTGCACGCTGCGGCGGAGAGATATCTTTAAGCAATGAAAACGGCGGGCTCAGCATACACATTGCTTTATCACCGGAGCTGACACAGGAGCCAATTGATCTGCGCTCACCGCCGTATATTCACTACACGACACTGCTCGATACGGAATACCTCATTCTTGCAAAGGGGCTTGACACCTTTGAGAGCAACTGCTTTTAG
- a CDS encoding amidase domain-containing protein, translating into MYYEYPLNIKNGVEYARRWAYSRNPVFYDFDHLGGDCTNFVSQCIYAEGAVMNYTPDLGWYYVSLGDRSAAWTGVEYFYRFIVSNKGRGPFGELTPLYNARPGDVIQLGNEAGFYHSLYVISTQGGMIYVAAHTNDTYGRPLYSYSYEKARCIHIIGARR; encoded by the coding sequence ATGTATTACGAATACCCGCTAAATATAAAAAACGGGGTAGAATATGCCCGCAGGTGGGCGTATTCAAGAAACCCCGTGTTCTATGATTTTGACCACCTCGGCGGCGACTGTACAAACTTCGTTTCCCAGTGTATCTATGCCGAGGGTGCTGTCATGAACTATACCCCCGACCTCGGCTGGTACTATGTTTCACTCGGCGACCGCTCGGCCGCCTGGACTGGTGTCGAGTATTTCTACCGCTTTATTGTCAGCAATAAAGGCAGAGGCCCCTTCGGTGAGCTGACACCACTTTATAATGCACGCCCGGGAGACGTTATCCAGCTTGGTAATGAAGCCGGCTTTTATCACTCACTGTATGTAATAAGCACTCAGGGCGGTATGATATACGTCGCTGCCCATACCAATGATACCTATGGCAGACCGCTTTACAGCTATTCCTATGAGAAAGCGAGGTGTATCCATATAATAGGCGCACGCCGCTAA
- a CDS encoding carbohydrate-binding domain-containing protein, which produces MKNNRYLSLTAAAIAVTMILAGCSDTTLGSKTVSSDGSSSSSVTYTFGSSESTTDSEQTITESVKLSEGSDNVASSDDSVLDTGDMFTDRDLEQAADTEDAVSITAEDSKTAEITEAGVYVISGKASNFTVKVEAGDEDKVQIVLDGADITNDSTPVIYVISADKVFITTASDSSLSVTGSFTADGDTNTDAVIYSKDDIVLNGTASLTISSTGNGITGKDDIKVTGGTYSITSALDAIEANDSIRIADGCFVINSQKDGLHSENSDDSTQGYIYISGGCFDITAASDGIQGTAVVQIDGGEFRISSSEGIESTCVQINGGSIDISATDDGINTAQKTNAYTVCFEMTGGELSISMNGNDVDCIDSNGNVTVSGGTINVSYPVSGPSESFDYDGTTTFTGGTIIINGEQVSEIPTPTMMGGGRGGNMGDMGGFGGRGGRMM; this is translated from the coding sequence ATGAAAAATAACAGATACTTATCTTTAACAGCAGCGGCCATAGCAGTAACAATGATACTTGCAGGCTGTTCGGATACAACTTTAGGCAGCAAGACAGTCTCCTCAGACGGCAGCTCATCGTCATCTGTAACATACACATTCGGCAGCAGTGAAAGCACAACTGACTCGGAGCAGACGATAACTGAGAGCGTAAAGCTCAGTGAGGGCAGCGATAATGTAGCATCAAGTGATGACTCTGTACTCGACACTGGCGATATGTTCACCGACCGTGATCTTGAACAGGCAGCTGATACGGAAGATGCAGTAAGCATAACCGCAGAAGACAGCAAAACAGCTGAGATAACAGAAGCCGGCGTATATGTGATAAGCGGCAAGGCAAGCAACTTCACTGTAAAGGTAGAAGCAGGCGATGAGGACAAGGTACAGATAGTACTTGACGGAGCAGATATAACAAACGACAGCACACCTGTGATATATGTTATTAGTGCAGACAAAGTATTTATAACAACTGCAAGTGACAGCAGCTTAAGCGTGACTGGCAGCTTCACAGCAGACGGCGACACAAACACTGATGCAGTCATCTACTCAAAGGACGACATAGTATTAAACGGCACAGCTTCACTGACGATAAGCTCGACCGGCAACGGCATCACAGGCAAGGACGACATCAAGGTTACAGGCGGAACATACAGCATAACATCTGCACTTGATGCAATAGAAGCAAACGATTCTATAAGGATAGCTGACGGCTGCTTTGTTATAAACAGCCAGAAGGACGGGCTGCACTCTGAAAACAGCGACGACAGCACACAGGGTTACATATACATTTCCGGCGGCTGCTTTGACATCACAGCAGCAAGCGATGGCATACAGGGAACGGCAGTCGTACAGATAGACGGCGGAGAATTCAGGATAAGCTCATCTGAAGGCATAGAGAGCACCTGTGTACAGATAAACGGCGGCAGCATAGACATTTCGGCAACTGACGACGGCATAAACACAGCACAGAAAACAAATGCATACACAGTATGCTTTGAGATGACAGGCGGCGAGCTTTCGATATCAATGAACGGCAATGACGTTGACTGCATCGACTCAAACGGAAACGTAACCGTATCCGGCGGAACTATAAACGTTTCCTACCCTGTTTCGGGACCTTCCGAATCATTTGACTATGACGGCACGACAACATTCACAGGCGGCACAATAATCATAAACGGCGAGCAGGTAAGCGAGATACCCACACCCACTATGATGGGCGGCGGCAGAGGCGGCAACATGGGAGACATGGGCGGCTTCGGCGGCAGAGGCGGCAGAATGATGTGA
- a CDS encoding SufD family Fe-S cluster assembly protein, whose translation MTQLDEIQKRLISEVADLHDIPEGAYNFRANSTLAGRNTTANIDIKTKEDKPGIDIIIKEGTKNESVHIPVVLSQSGIKETVYNDFYIGDNSDVLIVAGCGIDNCGTQDSEHDGIHRFFVGKNAKIKYVEKHYGSGDGKGKRILNPVTEVYMDEGSSMEMEMVQIKGVDSTERTTKAELKAGAKLVVHERLMTHGEQKAYSIYNVHLNGKGSSADIVSRSVARDNSYQKLDMCILGNDECSGHTECDSIIMDNGRILAVPSLEANSVDAMLVHEAAIGKIAGDQLIKLMTLGLTEQEAEEQIINGFLK comes from the coding sequence ATGACACAGCTCGATGAGATACAAAAGCGCCTTATAAGCGAGGTCGCAGACCTGCATGATATCCCCGAGGGGGCATATAATTTCAGGGCTAACAGCACCCTCGCCGGCAGAAATACAACAGCGAATATAGATATAAAAACTAAAGAGGACAAGCCCGGTATTGATATCATAATCAAGGAAGGCACAAAGAATGAGAGCGTTCATATCCCTGTTGTCCTCAGCCAGAGCGGTATCAAGGAAACAGTGTATAACGACTTCTATATCGGCGATAACAGCGATGTTCTCATAGTTGCCGGCTGCGGTATTGATAACTGCGGCACACAGGACAGCGAGCATGACGGAATCCACCGCTTCTTTGTCGGCAAGAATGCTAAGATAAAGTATGTCGAAAAGCACTACGGCTCGGGCGACGGCAAGGGTAAGCGTATCCTTAACCCTGTCACCGAAGTCTATATGGACGAAGGCTCGTCTATGGAAATGGAAATGGTGCAGATAAAGGGCGTTGATTCGACTGAGCGCACCACAAAGGCAGAGCTTAAGGCAGGTGCCAAGCTCGTGGTGCATGAGCGCCTTATGACCCATGGCGAGCAGAAGGCCTACAGTATCTATAATGTTCACCTTAACGGCAAGGGCTCGTCTGCTGATATCGTATCACGTTCAGTCGCAAGAGATAATTCCTACCAGAAGCTCGATATGTGTATCCTCGGCAACGACGAGTGCTCCGGCCATACCGAGTGTGACTCTATCATTATGGATAACGGCCGTATCCTTGCAGTTCCTTCGCTTGAAGCAAACAGCGTTGACGCAATGCTTGTTCATGAGGCAGCTATCGGCAAGATAGCAGGCGACCAGCTGATAAAGCTGATGACTTTAGGCCTTACCGAGCAGGAGGCAGAGGAACAGATAATAAACGGCTTCTTAAAATAA
- a CDS encoding ATP-binding cassette domain-containing protein: MLELKQISFTADNDGTEKQIIKDISLTIDDNKFTVITGPNGGGKSTLAKIIAGIQKPLSGKIFLDGEDITDLSVTDRAKAGIGFAFQQPVRFKGLTVLDLLKIAYGKPIKVSEACSFLSEVGLCAKDYINREVNASLSGGELKRIEIATVLARDPKIAVFDEPEAGIDLWSFQNLIRIFENMRKTVSGRSIIVISHQERILNIADEIIVLADGAILKRGPKDEILPSITGTDSVVTSCEMLDKEVRK; encoded by the coding sequence ATGCTTGAACTGAAACAGATCTCCTTCACCGCCGATAATGACGGCACGGAGAAGCAGATAATCAAGGATATCTCCCTGACTATTGATGATAATAAATTCACGGTCATAACAGGCCCGAACGGCGGCGGTAAGTCTACACTTGCAAAGATAATCGCTGGTATACAGAAGCCTCTTTCCGGTAAGATCTTTCTTGACGGTGAGGATATAACAGACCTCTCTGTTACTGACCGTGCAAAGGCAGGCATAGGCTTTGCGTTCCAGCAGCCTGTAAGGTTCAAAGGCCTTACAGTGCTCGACCTTTTAAAGATCGCCTACGGAAAGCCTATCAAGGTCAGCGAAGCGTGCTCTTTCCTCTCTGAGGTGGGACTTTGCGCTAAGGATTATATAAACCGTGAGGTCAATGCATCTCTCTCGGGCGGCGAGCTTAAGAGGATAGAGATTGCAACAGTCCTTGCCCGTGACCCGAAGATAGCAGTATTCGACGAGCCCGAGGCAGGCATAGACCTGTGGAGCTTCCAGAACCTTATCAGAATATTTGAGAATATGCGTAAAACGGTCAGCGGCCGTTCTATCATAGTAATATCCCACCAGGAGAGGATACTCAATATCGCCGATGAGATAATCGTCCTTGCAGACGGCGCTATCTTGAAGCGTGGCCCTAAGGACGAGATACTTCCCTCGATAACAGGTACCGATTCGGTAGTTACCTCGTGCGAGATGCTTGATAAGGAGGTAAGAAAATGA
- a CDS encoding polysaccharide deacetylase family protein, with protein MTSCGEHTSCTVDSEQQSPVTSAPDTQAQEVVTSVPIGHEKAEDYGKVIALTFDDGPNTSTTGEVLDVLEKYGVRATFFLIGDNITEQSSENIKRAYQMGCEIANHSKTHSYMNKMSEEDIKAEIEFTNDKIKEVIGITPKFFRPPYIAVNKTMYDSIDLTFICGYGCDDYDAKVNADYRYEKTIEQACDGAVILLHDSAGNFQTVQALERIIPELLDQGYEFVTCSELFFAKGVPVDPDDTNMYSLVQKQG; from the coding sequence ATGACATCTTGCGGTGAACATACAAGCTGTACGGTTGACAGTGAGCAGCAAAGCCCTGTAACATCCGCCCCCGATACACAGGCGCAGGAGGTCGTAACAAGCGTGCCCATTGGTCACGAAAAGGCTGAGGACTACGGAAAGGTGATAGCTCTGACCTTTGATGACGGTCCGAACACTTCCACTACCGGTGAGGTGCTCGATGTGCTTGAAAAATACGGTGTCAGAGCGACATTTTTCCTGATAGGGGATAATATCACCGAGCAGAGCAGCGAAAACATAAAGCGTGCCTATCAGATGGGCTGTGAGATAGCTAACCATTCAAAGACCCACTCGTATATGAATAAGATGTCCGAGGAGGATATCAAAGCGGAGATAGAGTTCACAAATGATAAGATAAAGGAAGTAATAGGTATCACACCCAAATTCTTCCGCCCACCGTATATCGCAGTCAACAAGACTATGTATGACAGCATCGACCTTACATTTATCTGCGGCTATGGCTGTGATGACTATGATGCAAAGGTCAACGCCGACTATCGCTATGAAAAGACGATAGAGCAGGCCTGCGACGGCGCTGTTATCCTGCTTCACGATTCGGCAGGCAATTTCCAGACAGTGCAGGCTCTTGAAAGGATAATTCCCGAGCTGCTTGACCAGGGGTATGAATTCGTCACCTGCTCTGAGCTTTTCTTTGCCAAGGGCGTGCCTGTTGACCCCGATGATACCAATATGTACAGCCTTGTTCAAAAGCAGGGCTGA
- a CDS encoding SGNH/GDSL hydrolase family protein: MKKLTLTNNNIKPVGRTYYFEDALWSAFSGTGAEFDFEGKTLYVTLLADKSADEEAKENVARYGVYVNGERVCEGTLNERVTKLTVINSEQPVKARVQIIKLSECAMSTMGIDSLETDDDASITPAPVRERKIEFIGDSITCGYGVDDEDPLHHFKTSTEDCTAAYAYKAARALDADYSLVSISGYGIISGYTGTAEEKITDQLVPPYYPTLGFSYKSFADKLAPEDIPWDFKQFVPQAIVINLGTNDDSYCLDHEDRQRDYADNYKIFLKVVREKNPDAFIFCGVGIMGTRIYKALEMAVNEYKAETGDERVLAHCFKEHDAEKDGLVADYHPIRKSHDNACAEIAPIIKDTMGW, translated from the coding sequence ATGAAAAAATTAACTCTTACAAATAATAATATCAAGCCCGTAGGCAGAACTTATTATTTTGAAGATGCTCTCTGGTCGGCTTTTTCCGGTACAGGTGCTGAGTTTGACTTTGAGGGTAAGACCCTTTATGTCACCCTGCTTGCCGATAAGTCCGCCGATGAGGAGGCAAAGGAGAACGTTGCAAGATACGGTGTCTATGTTAACGGTGAAAGAGTATGTGAGGGTACACTTAACGAGCGTGTAACAAAGCTCACAGTTATCAACAGCGAGCAGCCTGTCAAGGCAAGAGTTCAGATAATCAAGCTCTCCGAGTGCGCTATGTCAACAATGGGTATAGACAGCCTTGAAACTGATGACGATGCATCAATTACTCCTGCCCCTGTCAGGGAGAGGAAGATAGAGTTTATCGGCGATTCTATCACCTGCGGCTATGGCGTAGATGATGAAGACCCTCTGCACCATTTCAAGACCTCGACTGAGGACTGCACAGCGGCTTACGCATATAAGGCAGCAAGGGCTCTTGACGCTGACTACAGCCTTGTTTCGATTAGCGGCTACGGTATAATCTCCGGCTATACCGGAACAGCAGAGGAAAAGATAACCGACCAGTTAGTTCCGCCTTATTATCCCACGCTCGGTTTCTCCTATAAGAGCTTTGCCGATAAGCTCGCCCCCGAGGATATCCCCTGGGATTTCAAGCAGTTTGTCCCTCAGGCGATAGTTATAAATCTCGGCACAAACGACGACAGCTATTGCCTTGACCATGAGGACAGACAGCGTGACTATGCAGATAACTATAAGATATTCCTTAAAGTCGTAAGAGAAAAGAACCCCGATGCCTTCATCTTCTGCGGTGTGGGCATAATGGGTACACGTATATATAAAGCACTTGAAATGGCAGTCAATGAGTATAAGGCTGAAACAGGCGATGAAAGAGTGCTTGCTCACTGCTTCAAGGAGCATGATGCCGAGAAGGACGGCTTGGTTGCCGACTACCACCCCATAAGAAAATCACACGACAACGCCTGTGCTGAGATAGCACCTATCATAAAAGATACTATGGGCTGGTAA